GTGGGCGTTCGAGGAGGTACACACTGCGCCGCCCTGTTCGGCGCAGAACGCCTTCAGGTCGGCGTAGGAGTTCATGTACGTGATGGGAATGATGTCGGCGTCGGGTGCGGCCGCGGTAATCTCGGCCCACGCGGCGTCCACTTGCAGGGCCTCGGCCATCCCCGCCATCGGACACGAGGCCTCCATCGACGGCAGAATGACGGTCTGGTCGTCGTCGGTGATGATGTCGGCCGACTCGGCCATGAACGTCACGCCGCCGAAGACCACGTACTCGGCGTCGGCGTTCGCGGCCTCGACGCTCAGTTGATACGAGTCACCGATGAAGTCGGCGTGGTCCACGATTTCCCGGCGCTGGTAGTTGTGGCCCAAGATGACGAGGTCGTCGCCCAACTCCCGCTTGGCGGTCTCGATGCGGTCGGTCCGTTCGTCCTCGTCGAGTCCCCGGTACGCTTCGGGCAACTGTTCGAGGTTGTCGTATTTGAACAGGCTCAGGTCGGTCTCGATGTCCGCAGTTTCCATTTTTGGCACAGTCAACCACCTACGATTGTGATAGACTTCGGATTCCGGTATTGAAAATATTTTCTCTTCATAGCTCATCTGTGAATCGCCAGTCGGTTTCTGTGAGTTCTATAGAGAGCGATAGCTAACGGAATCCTCACTCGAATCTGAATAACTCTAAATTATAACCGAGTGGTTGACTAGGGGAACCGAAACAAACCCGGAAAACGTCTCAAAAACTGCGACCGCGCGACTCGACCGGTTCGACGCCGAATCAGTTCCGAGCGTCGTACGCGACCTCGCCGTCCACCACGGTCAACGCCACGTCGATGTCCTCGATGTCCGAGGAATGCTCCCACGGCGACCGCTCCAGCACGGTGAAGTCGGCCTTTTTGCCCGCCTCGACGGTGCCGAGTCGGTCCTCGTCGAACCCGGCGTAGGCCGCTCCGCGGGTGTACGCCCGAAGTGCCTCGGTCACGGAGAGTCGCTGGCTCTCGACGGGCGCGTTGACCGTCTGGTGGACGCCGAGCAGGGGGTCAAGCGGCATGCAGTCGCTCCCGAACGCGAGGGTCACGCCCGCGTCCAGCAGGTCGGCGTAGCGGTTCGACCGCTCGCGGCGCTCGGGTCCAAGGCGGTCATCGTAGAGACCGCCCTCTTTGGCCCACTTGAGGAAGTTCGGCTGGACCGACGCCACGACGCCGCTCTCGGCGAATCGCTCGACGTTCTCGTCGCTGACGAGTTCGGCGTGTTCGACCCGGTGGCGCGCGGTATCGGGGTCGTCCGTGGTCTCGTACGCCGACAGGACCTCCTCGACCGCCTCGTCGCCGATGGCGTGGGCGGTCAGTTGGAACCCTGCGTCGTCGGTCTCGGCGACAAAGTCCCGCAGTTCCTCCGGCGAGACGACCCACTGGCCGGTTTCTGCTTCCGACGAATCAGCGTACGGTTCTGAGAGCTTCGCGGTCCGGCCCCCAAAACTCCCGTCGGTGTAGGTCTTGACGCCGCCGGTTCGGACGAACTCGCTCCCGTGGTTGGTCCGGAGACCGGTCTCGACCAGCGCGTCGAGATGGTCCGACCAGTAGTTGAGTCGCACTCGGAGCGCGAGGTCGCCGTCGAGTTCCATCTGGCGGTAGACCTCGGGCGCGCGCGACTGGCGAACCATGTCGTGGACGCCCGTGACGCCCTTCCGGTGGGCCTCGCGCTGTGCCGCGTCGAGTAAGTCGCGCATCTCCTCGGCGTCGGGTTCGATGGCTTCGTAGATTACGTCCACCGCCTCCTCGACGATGACGCCGGTCGGGTCGCCGCCTTCCGCCCGCACGTCGTCGTCGGGCATCTCGGCGACGTATCGGTCCAGCGCGACCGAGTTGACCGCCGCGATGTGCATGTCCTCGCGGAACGCCGCGACTGGGCGCTCCGCCGAAACGCGGTCCAAGTCCTCGCTAGTGAGATAGCGCGACTCGTCCCACGAACTCTCGTCGTAGCCGAAGCCGAGAATCCAATCGTCAGCTTCGCGGTCGCCTCCGTGGGCGTCGGTCGCGTCTCGCACGGCCGATTCCGCGGACTCTGAGGAGTCCGCGGAATCGGCCAGCAGGGCCACGCAGTCGTCGGGCGAGTCGGCGTCCGCGAGGTCTGCATAGACCAGCGAGCGACCGAGGTGCGAGAGGTGGGTGTGAGCGTCGATGAATCCGGGGAGCAGGATGCGTCCGCCGAGGTCGATTTCCTCGGTCTCGACGCCGTTCAGGAAGTCGAGTTCGTAGGCGTTGCCGACGCGGACGATTTCGCCGTCGCGCACTGCGACCGCCTCCGCGGTGCTGTCGGCGTCGTCGAGAGTGTGGACCTCCGCGTTCGTGAAGATGCAGTCTGCCGCCGCTGTCATGGCAGTTACGTACGTCGGAGAGGCGATAACCGTTGGGGAATCGGAGAGCGACCCGAGCTATCGGTCGAACGCTACTCGTCTTCGAGCACCGAAACGCACCCGTTGCCGTTCACGACGACTTCGTAGCCAGCGTAGCCGAACT
This genomic stretch from Halorussus pelagicus harbors:
- a CDS encoding amidohydrolase; protein product: MTAAADCIFTNAEVHTLDDADSTAEAVAVRDGEIVRVGNAYELDFLNGVETEEIDLGGRILLPGFIDAHTHLSHLGRSLVYADLADADSPDDCVALLADSADSSESAESAVRDATDAHGGDREADDWILGFGYDESSWDESRYLTSEDLDRVSAERPVAAFREDMHIAAVNSVALDRYVAEMPDDDVRAEGGDPTGVIVEEAVDVIYEAIEPDAEEMRDLLDAAQREAHRKGVTGVHDMVRQSRAPEVYRQMELDGDLALRVRLNYWSDHLDALVETGLRTNHGSEFVRTGGVKTYTDGSFGGRTAKLSEPYADSSEAETGQWVVSPEELRDFVAETDDAGFQLTAHAIGDEAVEEVLSAYETTDDPDTARHRVEHAELVSDENVERFAESGVVASVQPNFLKWAKEGGLYDDRLGPERRERSNRYADLLDAGVTLAFGSDCMPLDPLLGVHQTVNAPVESQRLSVTEALRAYTRGAAYAGFDEDRLGTVEAGKKADFTVLERSPWEHSSDIEDIDVALTVVDGEVAYDARN